Within the Nocardioides aurantiacus genome, the region ATGTGGGCGCACTGACCTTCTATGAGCCCGCCCAGATCAGTCTTATCTGGCCCCTGAGCGGTGTGGCTCTGGTCTGGCTGATGACCGCCACTCCACGGCAGGTTGTGCCAGACCTCCTCCTCCTCGGCTTAGCCGCCGCACTGTCAGTGCAGCTAGCAATTGGCGGTCGGGATCTCGCTCTTGTCGGCGCAGCGTTGGCGGTTGCTCCCACACTCGCCATGCTTGCGGTGCTCCGGCGGGCGGGACATTGGCCCCGCCGATCCATGAGCGAGCCCGTACTGCAAACACTCCAGGACCTGGTCCCGTTCGGTGGCGCGCTTGTGGTGGGCGGGCTAACGACGGCCCTGTTGCGCGCTTCCGGGCTCGGACTTCTAGAACCTTCTGGGCTGGCCAACGCTGTCCTGACCTCTGTGCGTTTTGTTGCCTGGACCTTCACCATCGGCACCTTGGTCGCAATCTGGGTCGACCGCCCGCACCAACGGACAGCCCCTATCTCGACCCGGCGCCGCGTGCGTCTGCTGGAGTGGATGCTTACCACCCTGGGAGCCGTGTGGGCTGTCTGGCTCAGCTTTGTATCAGAGGACCGCCTGCCGGCCATCTACCCGTTGTTCTTGGTCGTTGTCTGGGCCTCCTTGAGGACCAGCCTGCGCGTCGCAGTCAGTTTGAGTGCTCTGATCGGCCTTGCCGGCGTGGTCTTGACACTCGCTCGCATCGGACCGTTCGCGGCCGTGACTGAACCGCGGACGGGGGCGGTCCTGGCACAAGGTTTCGTCGTCTGCATGGTCTTGGTGGCTCTGGTGCTCTCGTTGTCCCTACGCGATCGACATTCAGCTCTCGCTCAAGCGGAACGGGAAGGTGACATCGCCCGTGACCGAGCTGCACTGTTGGACGCCGTACTGACGAACATCGAGGAGGGCATCCTCGTTGTTCAGGACGACGACCAGATCATGTTGGGCAACGCAGCAAGTCAGCACCTACTCCCCCATCTGTTAGACGCAAGTGCATTCAAGTTGCCAGATGCGCACAGCCCGCACACCCTCACTTCTGCCGACGGCAACCCACTCAATTACGACTCGTTGCCGACTCGACTGGTGCTCACGAACCGATATGACGGCGCCCGCGATGTCGGCGTGCGACGCAACGGCAAACTGACACGAACTCTTGAGGTGAAGGCGACCAACTTGCCAACACATTCGTCTGACGACCATGCACGCGCCGTTGTCACTCTGCGCGACGTAACTACGGAACGAGAAGAGCGCTCCGAACTGGAGGCGTTCGCTGGAGTGGTCGCTCACGACCTCGCGAACCCGCTGACAATCATCGTCGGCTGGTCGGAAGCGCTGCTGGAGCTGTCTGACGATTCAGCTTCGCTCGACGCCACCCAGTTGCGTGAGTTGGCTGGCCGCCTACTCGGTGCGTCTTCACACATGCAGATGTTCATCAACGACTTGCTGGCCTACACGCTTAGCCGGCACGACGTTTTGCAGTCCACCACCGTGGACCTGTCTGAGATGTGTCGCAGCATCTCGTCGCTACGCGACGTTGCCAGCCACGTAGACATCGGTGCCGGGATACAAGTCCACGGTGACGCCGCGCTGTTGCGGCAACTCCTCGACAACTTGCTCGCAAACGCGATGAAGTACACCGTTCCCGGCTCCACGCCGCAGGTGAGCGTCACGGCCGCAGGGGATCACCAGCAGGTGACCGTCTCCATCCAGGACAACGGCATCGGCATCAGCGCAGAGGAACAAGACCGCGTTTTCGATGACTTCTTTCGGGCCAGCACGGTCCGTAGCACTTACAGGGGAACAGGCCTCGGCCTAGCCATTTGTAAGCGCGTCGTGAGCC harbors:
- a CDS encoding ATP-binding protein translates to MKPGIRVRDSSRLRAAGRSVGFFLASFGASYVGALTFYEPAQISLIWPLSGVALVWLMTATPRQVVPDLLLLGLAAALSVQLAIGGRDLALVGAALAVAPTLAMLAVLRRAGHWPRRSMSEPVLQTLQDLVPFGGALVVGGLTTALLRASGLGLLEPSGLANAVLTSVRFVAWTFTIGTLVAIWVDRPHQRTAPISTRRRVRLLEWMLTTLGAVWAVWLSFVSEDRLPAIYPLFLVVVWASLRTSLRVAVSLSALIGLAGVVLTLARIGPFAAVTEPRTGAVLAQGFVVCMVLVALVLSLSLRDRHSALAQAEREGDIARDRAALLDAVLTNIEEGILVVQDDDQIMLGNAASQHLLPHLLDASAFKLPDAHSPHTLTSADGNPLNYDSLPTRLVLTNRYDGARDVGVRRNGKLTRTLEVKATNLPTHSSDDHARAVVTLRDVTTEREERSELEAFAGVVAHDLANPLTIIVGWSEALLELSDDSASLDATQLRELAGRLLGASSHMQMFINDLLAYTLSRHDVLQSTTVDLSEMCRSISSLRDVASHVDIGAGIQVHGDAALLRQLLDNLLANAMKYTVPGSTPQVSVTAAGDHQQVTVSIQDNGIGISAEEQDRVFDDFFRASTVRSTYRGTGLGLAICKRVVSRHGGEIWVDHSVTAPEPNHGTRVCFTIPTGPRQEHVLPAAGLPVV